The stretch of DNA catggCACAGCAAGAGTATAACAGAAAAACAAACTAGTTTTGACTGTATATAAATGTTTGATAGAACACATTCAAGCAGAAAAGCCCAGGACCAGACCTAAAACTCCTGAGCTGATTGCCATAAATAATGGGAACACAAGACACCATTCAAAGTTTATAATTACTCTCACAGACGGCAGACTCTGAAAAACACAAAAGCCTCACCACCGTCTATCAAGAACCCAGTTCTGTGAACAACATCCTCGACAAGATGGTGATGACTTAAAACTATTACCATCAAAACACACAACTAATCGTCCAATGATGGCTGACCTACTAATGAGAAGCAATGTTTTATTGTAGTAACCATAAAATAGTTTGGTTGGATCAACTGAAACCCACACGGTTCACTTCCCACCCTTCTTGGCAGCAGACTTCGTCACCTTGGCTCCAGATGGATCTTTCTTCTCCACGCTCTTGATAACGCCGACAGCAACAGTCTGCCTCATGTCCCTCACGGCAAAACGACCCAGTGGGGGATACTCAGAGAATGTTTCCACAACCATGGGTTTGGTGGGAATCATCTTAACAAATCCTGCATCACcattcttcaagaacttgggttcCTTCTCAAGCTCCTTACCAGATCGCCTGTCAATCTTGGTCACCAACTCTGCAAACTTGACCGCAATGTGGGAGGTGTGGCAGTCAAGGACAGGTGCATATCCATTTCCAATCTGCCCTGGGTGGTTCATGATGATGACTTGGGAAGTGAAATTAGCTGCCTCCTTGGCGGGATCATCCTTTGAGTTCGAAGCAACATATCCTCGCTTCAGATCCTTCACAGCAACATTCTTGACATTGAAGCCAACATTGTCACCTGGAAGAGCCTCAGGAAGAGACTCATGGTGCATCTCAACAGACTTAACTTCAGTGGTCAATCCAGAGGGACCAAAGGTTACAACCATACCAGGCTTGAGGATACCAGTTTCAACACGACCCACAGGGACAGTTCCAATACCTCCAATCTTGTACACATCCTGAAGTGGAAGACGGAGTGGCTTGTCAGAGGGTCTCTTGGGCTCATTGATCTGGTCAAGAGCCTCGAGAAGAGTTGGACCCTTGTACCAATCAAGGTTGGTGGACCTTTCAATCATGTTGTCACCCTCAAAACCGGAGATGGGGACAAAAGGAATCTTCTCAGGGTTGTAACCAACCTTCTTCAAGTAGGAAGACACTTCCTTCACAATTTCATCATACCTAGCCTTTGAATATTTGGGGGTTGTGGCATCCATCTGTAAATGAAATAAATAGATATGTCATGCATAAGAATAATTACTAATTACAAGGCAACCAATTAGAAACTACTGAACATAAAAGCCTGAATACAATGGCCTACCTTGTTGCAGCAGCAAATCATTTGCTTGACACCGAGAGTGAAAGCAAGCAGAGCATGCTCACGGGTCTGTCCATCCTTGGAAATACCTGCCTCAAAACCTCCAGTGGTAGAGTCAATGATAAGTACAGCACAATCGGCCTGGGAGGTACCAGTAATCATGTTCTTGATAAAGTCACGATGTCCAGGGGCATCGATGACAGTGCAGTAATATTTGGTGGTCTCAAACTTCCACAAGGCAATATCAATGGTAATACCACGTTCACGCTCAGCCTTCAACTTGTCAAGCACCCAAGCATACTTGAATGAC from Gossypium hirsutum isolate 1008001.06 chromosome D04, Gossypium_hirsutum_v2.1, whole genome shotgun sequence encodes:
- the LOC107899443 gene encoding elongation factor 1-alpha, which codes for MGKEKTHINIVVIGHVDSGKSTTTGHLIYKLGGIDKRVIERFEKEAAEMNKRSFKYAWVLDKLKAERERGITIDIALWKFETTKYYCTVIDAPGHRDFIKNMITGTSQADCAVLIIDSTTGGFEAGISKDGQTREHALLAFTLGVKQMICCCNKMDATTPKYSKARYDEIVKEVSSYLKKVGYNPEKIPFVPISGFEGDNMIERSTNLDWYKGPTLLEALDQINEPKRPSDKPLRLPLQDVYKIGGIGTVPVGRVETGILKPGMVVTFGPSGLTTEVKSVEMHHESLPEALPGDNVGFNVKNVAVKDLKRGYVASNSKDDPAKEAANFTSQVIIMNHPGQIGNGYAPVLDCHTSHIAVKFAELVTKIDRRSGKELEKEPKFLKNGDAGFVKMIPTKPMVVETFSEYPPLGRFAVRDMRQTVAVGVIKSVEKKDPSGAKVTKSAAKKGGK